A region of Vigna radiata var. radiata cultivar VC1973A chromosome 6, Vradiata_ver6, whole genome shotgun sequence DNA encodes the following proteins:
- the LOC106764353 gene encoding ethylene-responsive transcription factor ERF014 — protein MVKPEKKINNTESSKALLRAVSSSSAAAAASSENKKKFKGVRMRSWGSWVSEIRAPNQKTRIWLGSYSTAEAAARAYDAALLCLKGSSANLNFPSSSSSHYIPQDTVMSPKSIQRVAAAAANNFLDTAIATTPSSPPLASTSSSSFVSSPSISSSPSDQIDDDVSLLSPPPPSVNSDQANESMAMMEYWYDLEALQSPKYVEQMLSGAFFDIDSTHLFDDLYEESDISLWSFC, from the coding sequence ATGGTTAAGCCAGAGAAGAAGATCAACAACACAGAATCATCAAAGGCATTATTGAGAGCAGTATCTTCCTcatcagcagcagcagcagcatcaAGTGAGAACAAGAAGAAGTTCAAGGGAGTGAGAATGAGAAGCTGGGGCTCATGGGTTTCAGAGATTAGAGCACCAAACCAAAAAACTAGAATATGGTTGGGATCTTATTCAACTGCTGAGGCAGCAGCAAGAGCCTATGATGCTGCACTACTTTGCCTTAAAGGCTCCTCAGCCAACCTCAACTTCCCTTCAAGCTCCTCCTCACACTACATTCCTCAAGACACTGTCATGTCCCCAAAATCAATCCAAAGAGTGGCTGCAGCTGCTGCCAACAACTTTTTAGACACTGCCATTGCTACCACCCCATCTTCTCCTCCTCTTGCTTCAACCTCTTCCTCTTCATTCGTCTCATCCCCATCAATCTCATCATCTCCCTCAGACCAAATTGACGATGATGTCTCACTTCTGTCACCTCCTCCACCTTCAGTTAACTCTGATCAAGCAAATGAATCAATGGCTATGATGGAATATTGGTATGACTTGGAGGCGTTACAATCACCAAAGTATGTTGAGCAAATGCTAAGTGGGGCATTTTTTGACATTGATTCCACACACTTGTTTGATGATCTGTATGAAGAAAGTGACATTAGTTTGTGGAGTTTCTGCTGA